A region of the Desulfurellaceae bacterium genome:
GTTTGTCTTGCGGACTGTGGTGGGCCAGCGAATCCATGGGTGAGACGTTGAACTTCACAAAGTTTCGCACAACCGGTTCCGCTTCACGGTGCGCCCGGTCCTCGTCCTCGTCGAGGTAAATCGCCTTCACATAGCCGAGGCACGGCGTCGTGCCAGCCGCCTTGCAGGCGTTCAGATAGAAGGCCGCCGGTTCCTTGAAGACAAAAGACGGCGCCGGTCCGCCGACGGTCACGCCCCAGCCGCTGTCGGCCGCGCGCTGAAACCATTTTGTGCTGGTCCCGAGCTGGAAGATTTTCGGGTGCGGTTGCTGGAGCGGTTTAGGGACCACGGACAGATCCCTGACGGTGTAATACCTGCCGTCGTAGGAGAACCTGTCCTGGGTCCAGGCCAGGAGCAGGATGTCGAGCGCTTCGACGTAACGTTCCTGATTTTCCTCCAGCCTGATATTGGCCGGCTCGTTCAGCCAGGCATGGCCGCGCCCGACTCCACACTCGAGCCGTCCGTGCGTCAGGATGTCGGCCTGGGCGATCTCGCCGGCCAGCACCATCGGATTATGCAGCGGCAGGGTATGACACAGGGTCCGAAAGCGCAGCCGGCGGGTCCGCTGAGCCAGGCTGCAAAACAGCGCCAGCGGATTGGGATTAATGGCAAACTGCTCAAAAAACGGATGTTCAAGAGCCGTAAACAGATCGAATCCACGCTCGTCGGCGTGCTCGCCGAGTCGCAGCACGTCGTATATCATCTCCGCATGGTCCCTGCCCGGTGGGCACTGAATCTCGGTGTAGGTCCCAAAACGCAGGGGCGGGGTCATCGGAACTCCTTGTGACCGGCAGAGCGAAGGCGTGGCTGAGCTTAGTCAAAAATGTCGAGCGGCAAAAAGGCCGACACCACAAAGTTCGGCACATCCACCACCTCGCTGATCTTCAGATCGACCGCCACACTGCAAATGGCGTAGGCCTGCTGGCGGGTATAGCCGTACTCGGCCATCAGATGATCGATCATGTTCAGCAGCGCGTTCCTGGCCGCCAGGCTGGCGTCCTCGGCCCGGGCCTGGCCGTCACGGGTCGTACACTGGCCGGTGGTGGCAAAAAAGCGCCGGGGTGCGGCCATCTCGGGCGTGGTGAAGTACTCGCTGCGGGAGAACTGCACATCGTTGATCTGACGCTCGGCCGCGACCTGTTTGAGCAGGCTGAAAGAACAGTAACAGGTCGCCGCCATTTCCACCGCCGTGCCGCAACACTCGCCGTCGCCCTGGGCAAAATGCGCGTCGCCAACCGAAAACAGGCCACCGGGCACGTAGACGGGAATCCGCAGCAGCGTGCCTGCGGTCAGCTGCTTGATATCGACGTTGCCGCCGGTCTCGTGGGGCGCGATCGTCCGCATGGCGCGGCCGGCCAGCCCGCCATCAGCCGGAATCGCACCGGCCGTTTCGGGCAGCAGCACCATTCCGCCGCGACCGGCCAGCTCGGTCTCGCGGCTGTTGATACGCTCCAGCAGCTCGTGCGAGGGCGCAACACCCATCACCCCCATGAACGGTGCGCCCGGGATGCGGACTCGGGGCAGATCCTCAGACGTGGCCGCGCCGTCGGCAATCGTCCAGCGCACGATATGGGGTTCGGGAAACACATCGCGCAGAAACCCAAAGCCCACCGCCTGGACGGTGAAGCCGAAGGGCTGCGGCTCAATGTCCCGGATCGTCACCTCAAGCAAATCGCCGGGCTCGGCGCCGCTGATATAGACCGGCCCGGTCAGCGGATGAACCACATTCAGGTCGATCCTGCCCACATCTTCGGTCCCTGAGTCGGGCTGTAGCTGGCCATCAAAGGCGTCGCGGGTTTCCAGGCCAACCACCTGACCGGGCTCAACCGTGGCCACCGGCGGAATGTCGGGGTGCCAGCGGTTATGGCCGGTGTGGGGCTCCTGACTGAGCGATTTGGTCCGGTCAATCGCAATATAGACATCGGCTGTTGGGGCCATACGCTCTCCCCCTTTGGCTAAAGAGTAAACGTGTCAACATGTTCATGTGGCTGGAGGACACGTTTACTCTTTTTGGAATGTCTTGCCTTCTTAGCCCGCTTTGGCGGCCAAGGATAGGCCGCCGTTCGTCTTGCCCTTCCGGCCCGAGTTGATATACACCAGCCCCAGCAAAAGAGTAAACGTGTCAACATGTTCATGTGGTTTTACTCTTTTTGGCAGGAGGGACTATGAAGCCACTCGAACATCTGCGCGTCCTCGACCTGACCCGTTTTCTGGCCGGTCCGTACTGCACCCTGTTGCTGGGCGGCTTGGGCGCCGAGGTCATAAAAGTCGAACCCCCGGGCAAGGGTGAAGGCCACCGCGACCGTCCGCCCTACGCCGGTCCTCGGGGCGCCAGCCTGAGCAAGCAGACCGAGGACGACATCGGCCTGATGGTCCTGCATCGGGCCCGTAATAAAAAGAGCGTGACGCTCAACCTGCGTTCGGCTCAGGGCGTCGAGCTGTTCAAGCAGCTGTGCCGCAAGGCCGATGTCGTGGTCGAGAATTACTCGCCCGGCACCCTGGACAAGATGGGCCTGAGCTTTGCCAGCCTGCGGGAGGTCAACCCGCGGCTCATTGTGTGCTCCATCTCGGGTTTTGGTCAGACCGGCCCGTACAGCGAATGGCGGGCCTACGATCCGATCATTCAGGCCATGGGCGGGATTAACAGCGTGACCGGTTTTCCCGACCGCCAGCCGGTCCGCTGCGGGGCGGCCATCAGCGATACCACAGCGCCCCTGTTCGGGGTCATCGGCATCCTGTCAGCCCTCCAGCAACGTGACAAAACCGGCCGCGGCGAGTGGGTCGATATCTCGATGCAGGACGGGACTTTCTTCTTCCTGCCCGAGCTGGTCGAGTACCTGAACGCCGGGGAAATTCCGGTCCGGCGCGGCAACTCGCACATCGGCGGGGCGCCGTTCAACGTCTACGACGCCTCGGACGGCCACGTGTCGGTGTGCGCCGTCACCGCCCGTGGCTGGGAGAACTGTCTGCGGGCCATCGGCCGGGAAGACCTCAAGGACGACCCCCGCTATTCCCACCTGTCGAACCGGGTCAAAAACCGCGCCGAGGTTGACCAGCTCATGCAGGACTGGATGGCTCAGCATACGGTGGCCGAGGCGGTCCAAATCCTGCAAGCGCACGAGGTGCCCTCCAGCCCGGTGCTGGATCCCCAACAGCTCCTGGAAGACGAACATCTGGCCGCCCGAGGCATGGTCGTGCCCCTGTCGCATCCGACCCACGGCCCGATGCCGGGCGTCAAGGGCTTTGGCATGCCGATCACGTTTGTCGAAAACCCGGTGCAGTTCGACCAGCCGGCGCCGGAACTGGGCGCGCATAACGCCGAGGTATACGGCCAGCTGCTGGGTCTGGCCGACGCCCGGCTGCAAGCGCTGAAAGACCAAGGGGTTATTTGAGAAAGGAGTCTCACCATGGGTTTGTTCCGACTCTACACCGGTGCCGACGGTCAGTCGCACTTTGAAGACCAGAGTCTGGCCTCACACCCCGAGCTGACCGAGGCGCAAAACGCTTCGCGCATCTTTTTTGCCGAGATGGCCCCCGGCCGGTTCATCGACTGGCACCCGGCGCCCCGTCGGCAGTATGTCATCATTCTGTCCGGCGAGCTGGAGATCGGCCTGGGCGACGGCACCACGCGCCGCTTCGGTCCGGGCGACGCGCGCCTGGTTGAGGACACGACCGGCCAGGGCCACACCACGCGGGCGGTGAGCGACACCCCGGTCGTGACTGCGGTCGTGCCCCTGGGTGATTAGCCAGGCATGAGACCCAGCCTGACCGATATCCGCGCTGCCGCCGACCGCATCCGTCGCCATATCCACCGCACGCCGGTTCTCAGCTGTGCCGGCGTCGACCGGATTGTCGGCGCCCGGCTGTTCTTCAAGTGCGAGAATTTCCAGAAAGTGGGCGCGTTCAAGATTCGCGGGGCGACCAACGCGGTCCTGTCGCTCAATGAGCGGGCCGCAGCCGCCGGCGTCGCCACCCACTCCTCCGGCAACCACGCTGCGGCCCTGGCCCTGGCCGCCCGACTGCGGGGGGTGCCCGCCTATGTGGTCATGCCCGACACTGCTCCGCAGGTGAAAAAGGAGGCGGTCGCCGGCTATGGGGCGCAGATCACGTTTTGTGCTCCGACGCTTGAGGCCCGGGAAGCCGGGCTGGCCCGGATCGTGGCCGAAACCGGCGCGGTGTTTATTCCGCCGTATAACGACGAACGCATTATCGCCGGACAGGCGACCGCAGCCCTGGAACTGCT
Encoded here:
- a CDS encoding acetamidase/formamidase family protein; amino-acid sequence: MAPTADVYIAIDRTKSLSQEPHTGHNRWHPDIPPVATVEPGQVVGLETRDAFDGQLQPDSGTEDVGRIDLNVVHPLTGPVYISGAEPGDLLEVTIRDIEPQPFGFTVQAVGFGFLRDVFPEPHIVRWTIADGAATSEDLPRVRIPGAPFMGVMGVAPSHELLERINSRETELAGRGGMVLLPETAGAIPADGGLAGRAMRTIAPHETGGNVDIKQLTAGTLLRIPVYVPGGLFSVGDAHFAQGDGECCGTAVEMAATCYCSFSLLKQVAAERQINDVQFSRSEYFTTPEMAAPRRFFATTGQCTTRDGQARAEDASLAARNALLNMIDHLMAEYGYTRQQAYAICSVAVDLKISEVVDVPNFVVSAFLPLDIFD
- a CDS encoding cupin domain-containing protein — protein: MGLFRLYTGADGQSHFEDQSLASHPELTEAQNASRIFFAEMAPGRFIDWHPAPRRQYVIILSGELEIGLGDGTTRRFGPGDARLVEDTTGQGHTTRAVSDTPVVTAVVPLGD
- a CDS encoding pyridoxal-phosphate dependent enzyme encodes the protein MRPSLTDIRAAADRIRRHIHRTPVLSCAGVDRIVGARLFFKCENFQKVGAFKIRGATNAVLSLNERAAAAGVATHSSGNHAAALALAARLRGVPAYVVMPDTAPQVKKEAVAGYGAQITFCAPTLEAREAGLARIVAETGAVFIPPYNDERIIAGQATAALELLADIPDLDLILTPVGGGGLVSGTALTVRSLSPPTRVIAAEPRGADDAYRSFRAGHIIPSVNPQTIADGLLTSLGDKTFAIIRDCVDDIVTVEEADIVRAMRLIWERMKIIVEPSAAVPLGALLGRSVGVRGKRVAIILSGGNVDLARLPFS
- a CDS encoding CoA transferase, yielding MKPLEHLRVLDLTRFLAGPYCTLLLGGLGAEVIKVEPPGKGEGHRDRPPYAGPRGASLSKQTEDDIGLMVLHRARNKKSVTLNLRSAQGVELFKQLCRKADVVVENYSPGTLDKMGLSFASLREVNPRLIVCSISGFGQTGPYSEWRAYDPIIQAMGGINSVTGFPDRQPVRCGAAISDTTAPLFGVIGILSALQQRDKTGRGEWVDISMQDGTFFFLPELVEYLNAGEIPVRRGNSHIGGAPFNVYDASDGHVSVCAVTARGWENCLRAIGREDLKDDPRYSHLSNRVKNRAEVDQLMQDWMAQHTVAEAVQILQAHEVPSSPVLDPQQLLEDEHLAARGMVVPLSHPTHGPMPGVKGFGMPITFVENPVQFDQPAPELGAHNAEVYGQLLGLADARLQALKDQGVI
- a CDS encoding LLM class flavin-dependent oxidoreductase; the protein is MTPPLRFGTYTEIQCPPGRDHAEMIYDVLRLGEHADERGFDLFTALEHPFFEQFAINPNPLALFCSLAQRTRRLRFRTLCHTLPLHNPMVLAGEIAQADILTHGRLECGVGRGHAWLNEPANIRLEENQERYVEALDILLLAWTQDRFSYDGRYYTVRDLSVVPKPLQQPHPKIFQLGTSTKWFQRAADSGWGVTVGGPAPSFVFKEPAAFYLNACKAAGTTPCLGYVKAIYLDEDEDRAHREAEPVVRNFVKFNVSPMDSLAHHSPQDKQRLIDAGYAFYAAEDFPRLRELSYQELIEAGIVYVGTPQQVGQQLLDLWEEFRFHELIIMSHYGGTELWKALKTQELFAKQIMPRLKAAAR